The Mycolicibacterium insubricum DNA segment TCACCGCGCGGCACCAACAGCACGGTCATTGAATTCGGGTTGCTCATCCTCAGAACGTCCCACCCTCAGGGATATGCAGGTCCTCGCCACCGCCGTCGGCGCCGCCGGATCCGGTAGCACCGGCGAGCGGGGTGGCCACCAGCGATTCGGCCTCGCGGATCTTGGCGCACAGGGTGTCGGTGGCCCAGTACACGTCCGGCGCCAGGTCCCGGAAGATCGGGGTTTTGCTGGCCTTGGCGCGGGTGGTGACGGTGGTGAAGACGCCGCCCTCGGCCGCCCCCGGGCTGCCGGCGGGCAGGTACTCGGCGGCCAGGTCGCGGACCGTCTCCAGCCACTTGACGGCCGCATCGGCCCGCTCGGACACCGTTGTGGCGGAGGCGATTTCCGGGATGCGCGAGGCCAGCTTCCCGGTGCTGCCGTTGCGCAGGAAGTCCGCCAGCCGGGACACGGCGGCCAGTTCCACGATGCCGCTGGCCGGGTCCTGGGAGTTGGAGTCATACAGCTCGCGCAGCACCCGGTACGGGCGCAGCGACCGCATTGCCGGCGGCTCCAGCGACTGGGCGATAGCCAACAGGATGCCCTCCAGCACCGCGGGCAGCCAGTCGTACTGGGCGGTGAACTCCGATGGCGGGGTCAGCAGCGGGTTGGGGAACGGCACCCACTGCTGGTGCTCGTCGTCGTAGACCCGGACCGGCTCGGTGTAGGGCGACGGCGGGATTTGGATCCGGCCGGTGACCTGCCCGAGGAACCAGCCGGCCGTCATGGTGCGTCGCTCGTCGTCGCCCATCGGCAGCGAGGCCTGCAGCGGGCGGGACCGGCGCAACCGCCAGAACGGCACCCGGGCCGGACCCGCGGTCGACGACCATTGCTGGGCAACGGGTTTGAGCACCGAGTCGAACGCCAACGGCGAGTAGTTCGGGTACGAGCCGAAGATGTCGATGTGGGTGACGCTGTCCTCATCCGACATGGCGCGCCCGTAGTTGTCCCGGGTGGCCTGGTCGATGCGGGGGTTGGACTTCAGCGCATCGGCGAGCTCATTGGCCACCGCCTGCCCCAGGAACGGGATCTCGGAGAACTTGTACCGGTACTCCAACTGCTGACCGGGGTGCACCGCCTGCAGGCTCTGGTCGTTGACACTGGCCAGCGGCCGGGCCAGCGACAGCGCCTCGTTGAACTTCACCACCACGTCGTGACGACGGGAGCCGAGCTCGGATTCCGAGGCGCCCACGCCCTGGATGAAGTCGCGCAGCGACACCTTGCAGAACTCGTCGAACGCCTCACCCGGGCGGGCGATGTAGGTGCGCGCCCGGGCCAGCAGTTCGGCCGGCCGGGTGTGCACGTCGTATTGCGCCATCGCCGGAACCAGTGCGGCACCGGTCTCCGGGTCGGAGCCGAAGGCCCGGCTCACCCAGGTCGACGTCAGATCGACCAACCCGCCGGGCGCCGGCACACCACCGGTCGTCGGCCACAGCCCGGAGATCACCCGCGCGGTGCTCTCGGCGACCGCGGCGTAGAACGGCGGCGAGCCCGGACCACTGACCAGCGCCTTGGGCAGGTCGAGTTCGTAACGCGCCTTGAACGCCGTCGAATTGATCAGCAGCACTTCGTTGTTGGCCTCGGCGAACCGGCCGGGCACCAGCTCGTCGGCGTCCGACGGCCAGGCTACGTACTGGTCGGTGGCCAGCCGGGCCAGACCGACGTCCGAGGGCTGCTCGGCGCGGGCGTTCTCCAGCAGCACCTGGGCCTCCGACAGCGCGGCGCTCAGCGGTGCCAGCACCTCGCCGCCGAACACCTTGAACACCTCGGCGATCTTCTGCGATGCGCTGGCGTACAGGGCGCGGCGGATGTTGCCCTGGAACCCGTCCAGCGCGGTGAACAACACCTGGTCGGCGTTGGCCATCACGCCGTGCAGCGACATCAGGGTGCCCTCGACGTTGGGCGCCAGCGCCACAATGTCTTTCGGCCCCATCGAGCCGAGATCACCCATGGCCGTTGCCAGTTGGTCGTCAATGAAGCGGCGCAGCAGGTCCACCATGCCGCGCGCATACGGCAGGGAGAAGTCCGCGACGGCCCGGGTGACGGCGGTGTTGACCCGCTCAGCGAATTCCCTGTGCCAGGCGAACGCCAGCGCGTAACCGGCTTCGTTGACCGCCTGGGCCAGCGGGCCGCGACGGTTGGCGACGGCCTGGCGGAAGATCGGCACCCACTGCTCACCGGCCATCCCCGCCGGGTTCGGCAGATACGGCCGCAGCTGGCGCTCGATGATGGTGTTGCAGACCCCGGCGACCTGGCGCGGCGGCAGCGCGAGGTTCGTCATCCAGCCGCCGAGCACCCGGATCCGGCTGTTCTCGTCGCCGGTGGTGGGCGGCAGGCCGATGCCGTTGCAGATCGCGCCCCACTGGCTGTCCAGCAGCGAGTCGAGCTGCTCGGTGCCCGAGGCCGGGTTGCCCGGCTGCAGGTGACCGAACAGCAGCTTGTCGGCGGCGCTGCGGGCCAGCCGCTGCGCGGCGTATTCGGCGTAGCGATCCCGGCCCATGCTGAGGCTGGCGAAGCCGTAGGTGCCCCAGGGCAGCGGGTCCCACACCTTGTTGCCCCAGCCGAGCAGGTCGCGGTCACCGGCGGGCGAGGCGGTATTGCCGAGGTCGTAGGAGACGAATTGGTCGCTGGCGGTGCCGGACATCATCAGCCCGGCCAGGCCGCGGCCCAGCCCGCGGTACACCGCGTTCTGCGAGCCGTCGCCGAACAGCGTACGGTCGGCGCCGACGTAGCGCCCGACCGGGAACACGCGGGCGAACGGGATCGGCTCGCCGTCGCCGTGCTGCTGGCCGAGGGCCCGCAGGATGCGGACGTCGTGGTCGCGGGCGGCACCGGACTGGCTGGCGACGATCTCGCCGAGCATGGCCAGCGCGTTCGCGCGCACACCGATGCGGGCGCTTTCCGGCAGCGAGTCGAAGATGTCGGGCGTGACCATGAAGACACCCATCAGCTTGGGGTCCAGGCCCTGCACCAGGGTCAGCAGCCGGCAGATGTCCAGCGCCATGGATGCACCGGCGCCGCCGGCCATCGACGAGACGACGAGCACCAGCGGCGGCTCGTTCGGGTCGAACCGGCCCATGCCGGGGACCTTCAGCCGGGCCATCTCCGACATCGCCTCGACGCGGAACAGCTGGTCCCAGGCGGTCTGCAGGCGCTGGCGGACCTCGCCCGCCTTGCTGAGGGTGATCATCCGGCCGATGGCCCGGTACTGCCCGGCGCCCGCCGAAATGGGGTTGGTGACGCCCTCGGGTGAGCGAGGCGCCCAGGTCCCGATGGCGTCCAGGGCGCCCTCGGCCGCCAGCCGCTGCGACAGCGCGCTGTC contains these protein-coding regions:
- a CDS encoding tubulin-like doman-containing protein; this encodes MRRFLVVGCGGSGGATLSYMMDQLRSELLAAGVHSLPTGWQFVHIDVPSGAESGPDGLANVPAQGGTYVGTGPQGSSYATLDSALSQRLAAEGALDAIGTWAPRSPEGVTNPISAGAGQYRAIGRMITLSKAGEVRQRLQTAWDQLFRVEAMSEMARLKVPGMGRFDPNEPPLVLVVSSMAGGAGASMALDICRLLTLVQGLDPKLMGVFMVTPDIFDSLPESARIGVRANALAMLGEIVASQSGAARDHDVRILRALGQQHGDGEPIPFARVFPVGRYVGADRTLFGDGSQNAVYRGLGRGLAGLMMSGTASDQFVSYDLGNTASPAGDRDLLGWGNKVWDPLPWGTYGFASLSMGRDRYAEYAAQRLARSAADKLLFGHLQPGNPASGTEQLDSLLDSQWGAICNGIGLPPTTGDENSRIRVLGGWMTNLALPPRQVAGVCNTIIERQLRPYLPNPAGMAGEQWVPIFRQAVANRRGPLAQAVNEAGYALAFAWHREFAERVNTAVTRAVADFSLPYARGMVDLLRRFIDDQLATAMGDLGSMGPKDIVALAPNVEGTLMSLHGVMANADQVLFTALDGFQGNIRRALYASASQKIAEVFKVFGGEVLAPLSAALSEAQVLLENARAEQPSDVGLARLATDQYVAWPSDADELVPGRFAEANNEVLLINSTAFKARYELDLPKALVSGPGSPPFYAAVAESTARVISGLWPTTGGVPAPGGLVDLTSTWVSRAFGSDPETGAALVPAMAQYDVHTRPAELLARARTYIARPGEAFDEFCKVSLRDFIQGVGASESELGSRRHDVVVKFNEALSLARPLASVNDQSLQAVHPGQQLEYRYKFSEIPFLGQAVANELADALKSNPRIDQATRDNYGRAMSDEDSVTHIDIFGSYPNYSPLAFDSVLKPVAQQWSSTAGPARVPFWRLRRSRPLQASLPMGDDERRTMTAGWFLGQVTGRIQIPPSPYTEPVRVYDDEHQQWVPFPNPLLTPPSEFTAQYDWLPAVLEGILLAIAQSLEPPAMRSLRPYRVLRELYDSNSQDPASGIVELAAVSRLADFLRNGSTGKLASRIPEIASATTVSERADAAVKWLETVRDLAAEYLPAGSPGAAEGGVFTTVTTRAKASKTPIFRDLAPDVYWATDTLCAKIREAESLVATPLAGATGSGGADGGGEDLHIPEGGTF